The nucleotide sequence ATCATGGTGCATCGAAGTTTGTAAATGTGTCCCAACTTTAAAAGGTTTTTGGGACCAATTTTGACAGACTGTCCTCTTGATGAGGAGAATATTAGTGCCTTTTTGGCATTTTGCCAAGGACAAAAGCTTTAATATGGTTCTCCCAACTTTCTAACATGAAAGAGAGACCAAAAACTTTACCTCCAACGCTTCGCGACAAACACCGCTACATCGCTTTTCAAGTAATTGGGGAAAGGAATTTCAAAAAAGATGAAATTAAAAAAGCAATTTGGGACGCTTCTCTTAGAGTTCTTGGAGAATTAGGAACTGCAAGGGCAAAGCCTTGGTTCATTAAGTTCAACGAAAAAACTCAAACCGGAATTGTTAGATGTGATAGAAAGTATGTGGAAGAAGTTCGTTTTGCTTTAGCTATGTTAACTGAAATTAGCGGTTCAAAGGCCATAATAAGGACTCTTGGAGTTTCCGGGACAATAAAGCGTTTAAGGATGAAGTTTTTGAAGGAGTTTGGGTGGTAAGACGACAAAGGAGAAAGAACTCCTCTTTCTTGTCCGCATAGAAAAGCTTAATTATCAACTCCAATAACTTATCAATCGGAGAGTATATAAAGCAAAGAGCGGAAGTTTAACTTAATTAAAAGTTACGATAACTCAAGAGGTGATGTAAAATGGCGTTTGTGCCACCGCAGGCTGGGTATGATAGGGCTATAACTGTTTTCAGCCCTGATGGAAGACTTTTCCA is from Thermococcus paralvinellae and encodes:
- a CDS encoding ribonuclease P protein component 2; protein product: MKERPKTLPPTLRDKHRYIAFQVIGERNFKKDEIKKAIWDASLRVLGELGTARAKPWFIKFNEKTQTGIVRCDRKYVEEVRFALAMLTEISGSKAIIRTLGVSGTIKRLRMKFLKEFGW